The following proteins are co-located in the Oceanimonas sp. GK1 genome:
- a CDS encoding YifB family Mg chelatase-like AAA ATPase: MSLAVVFARASLGVTAPLVTVEAHLANGLPAFNIVGLPETTVKEARDRVRSALINAGFEFPARRITVNLAPADLPKDGGRFDLPIAMAILAASEQIPASSLDGLEFLGELALTGELRGIKGTLPAVLAARASDRRLIMPAANGREAGLITPCPALLAPHLLAITAWLQQQGELAHPEPVPIHEDAITPCLSEVIGQETGKRALEIAAAGEHNLLFLGPPGTGKTMLAARLPGLLPPMTETEALEAAAIRSISGQPLDPEHWRQRAFRQPHHSSSAAALVGGGSHPRPGEISLAHRGVLFLDELTEFERRVLDALREPLETGTISISRAAHSVTFPARFQLIGAMNPSPCGHYQDGLSRSSPEQILRYLGKISGPFVDRFDLSVEIPLLPPGELSRPRQKSASTAEVRARVLAARQRQQARAGKPNARLGAADLDRLCPLSADDAAFLEQALHRMKLSIRAWHKLIRVARTIADLAGEPHIGRPHLMEALGYRAMDRLLARLRQ; encoded by the coding sequence ATGTCACTTGCCGTTGTGTTTGCACGGGCCAGCCTGGGCGTGACCGCCCCCCTGGTGACGGTAGAAGCTCACCTGGCCAACGGCCTGCCGGCCTTCAACATCGTCGGTTTGCCCGAAACCACGGTCAAGGAAGCCCGGGATCGGGTACGCAGTGCCCTGATCAACGCCGGCTTTGAATTTCCCGCCCGGCGCATTACCGTCAACCTGGCGCCGGCGGATCTGCCCAAGGACGGCGGTCGCTTCGACCTGCCCATCGCCATGGCCATTCTCGCCGCCTCGGAGCAGATCCCGGCCTCGTCCCTGGACGGCCTGGAGTTCCTCGGAGAGCTGGCACTGACCGGTGAACTGCGCGGCATCAAGGGGACCCTGCCGGCGGTGCTGGCCGCCCGCGCCAGCGATCGCCGGCTGATCATGCCCGCCGCCAACGGCCGCGAAGCCGGGCTAATTACTCCCTGCCCGGCCCTGCTGGCTCCCCACCTGCTGGCCATTACCGCCTGGTTGCAACAGCAGGGCGAGCTGGCCCACCCCGAGCCTGTGCCCATTCATGAGGATGCCATCACCCCCTGTCTGAGTGAGGTGATCGGCCAGGAAACCGGCAAACGGGCGCTGGAGATTGCCGCCGCCGGCGAACATAACCTGTTGTTTCTCGGTCCGCCCGGTACCGGCAAGACCATGCTGGCGGCACGCCTGCCGGGCCTGCTGCCACCCATGACCGAAACCGAAGCACTGGAGGCGGCCGCCATTCGTTCCATCAGCGGCCAGCCCCTTGACCCCGAGCACTGGCGGCAGCGAGCCTTTCGCCAGCCTCACCACTCTTCCTCGGCTGCCGCCCTGGTAGGGGGCGGCAGCCATCCCAGACCGGGGGAGATATCCCTCGCCCACCGCGGGGTGCTGTTTCTCGACGAACTCACCGAGTTTGAACGCCGAGTGCTGGATGCCCTGCGCGAACCGCTGGAAACCGGTACCATCAGCATTTCCCGGGCCGCCCACAGCGTGACCTTTCCGGCCCGCTTTCAGTTGATCGGCGCCATGAACCCCAGTCCTTGTGGCCACTATCAGGACGGCCTGAGCCGCAGCTCGCCGGAGCAGATATTGCGTTATCTCGGCAAGATATCCGGCCCCTTTGTCGACCGTTTCGATCTGTCGGTGGAAATTCCCCTGCTGCCACCGGGCGAGCTGAGCCGGCCACGGCAAAAGTCCGCCAGCACGGCCGAGGTTCGCGCCCGGGTGCTGGCTGCGCGGCAACGCCAACAGGCCCGGGCCGGCAAACCCAACGCACGCCTGGGTGCTGCCGATCTCGACCGGCTGTGCCCGCTGAGTGCCGACGATGCCGCCTTCCTGGAGCAGGCACTGCATCGCATGAAGCTGTCCATTCGAGCCTGGCATAAACTGATCCGGGTAGCCCGCACCATCGCCGATCTGGCCGGCGAGCCCCATATCGGCCGGCCTCACCTGATGGAAGCCCTGGGTTACCGGGCCATGGACCGGCTGCTGGCCCGGCTGCGGCAATAA
- the ilvG gene encoding acetolactate synthase 2 catalytic subunit — protein MNGAQYIVQALKQQGVTQIFGYPGGAIMPLYDALYDGGVDHLLCRHEQAAALGAVGYARASGQVGVCMATSGPGATNLITGLADAMLDSIPVVAITGQVPMAAIGTDAFQEVDVLGMSLSCTKHSYLVENVEDLGDIIAEAFEVARTGRPGPVLIDVPKNVQVALVEPRPAVPCTTAPSTLDEAALAEARALLAEARQPVLYVGGGVGMANAEAELRAFAEQSGIPAVTTLKGIGTLDPDHELFLGMLGMHGTKAANLAVQQSDLLMVVGARFDDRVTGKLDAFAVNAKVIHLDKDAAEFGKVRRAQVGIDAELKDVLPRLTGERLAIDAWREQCKALKAEHQWRYDHPGEAIYAPLMLRQLSDALADTAMVSCDVGQHQMWVAQHMRFTSPRNHLSSAGLGTMGFGLPAAIGAKLARPEHESVLVSGDGSFMMNVQELGTLKRAQLPVKMVLLDNQRLGMVRQWQELFFDGRFSETILTDNPDFVAMAAAFGIPGETITRKEQVQPAIARMLQSDSAYLLHVRISEEENVWPLVPPGVANDQMMESKA, from the coding sequence ATGAATGGCGCACAGTACATTGTCCAGGCACTGAAACAACAAGGGGTAACCCAGATCTTCGGCTACCCCGGCGGCGCCATCATGCCGCTTTACGACGCCCTCTACGACGGCGGTGTGGACCATTTGCTGTGCCGGCACGAGCAGGCTGCCGCCCTGGGCGCAGTGGGTTATGCCAGAGCCAGTGGTCAGGTAGGGGTGTGCATGGCCACCTCCGGCCCCGGTGCCACCAACCTGATCACCGGTCTGGCCGATGCCATGCTCGACTCCATTCCGGTGGTGGCCATCACCGGCCAGGTGCCCATGGCCGCCATCGGCACCGATGCCTTTCAGGAAGTGGACGTGCTGGGCATGTCGCTGTCCTGCACCAAACACTCCTATCTGGTCGAGAACGTGGAAGATCTTGGCGATATCATCGCCGAAGCCTTTGAAGTGGCCCGAACCGGCCGCCCCGGACCGGTGCTGATCGACGTGCCCAAGAACGTGCAGGTGGCCCTGGTGGAGCCGCGTCCGGCCGTGCCCTGCACCACGGCACCCAGTACCCTCGACGAGGCCGCCCTGGCCGAAGCCAGGGCCCTGCTGGCCGAAGCGCGGCAGCCGGTGCTCTACGTGGGCGGTGGCGTCGGCATGGCCAACGCCGAGGCAGAATTACGTGCTTTTGCCGAGCAAAGCGGCATTCCTGCGGTGACCACCCTGAAGGGAATCGGCACCCTGGATCCGGACCATGAGCTGTTTTTGGGCATGCTGGGCATGCACGGAACAAAAGCGGCCAACCTGGCCGTTCAGCAGAGTGATCTGCTGATGGTGGTGGGCGCCCGTTTTGACGACAGGGTCACCGGCAAGCTGGATGCCTTCGCGGTCAATGCCAAGGTCATTCACCTGGACAAGGACGCCGCCGAATTCGGCAAGGTACGCCGGGCCCAGGTGGGTATCGACGCCGAGCTGAAAGACGTCCTGCCGCGGCTCACCGGCGAGCGCCTGGCCATCGACGCCTGGCGTGAACAGTGCAAGGCGCTCAAGGCCGAGCATCAGTGGCGCTACGATCACCCGGGCGAGGCCATTTACGCCCCGCTGATGCTCAGGCAACTGAGCGACGCTCTGGCAGACACCGCCATGGTCAGCTGTGACGTGGGTCAGCACCAAATGTGGGTGGCCCAGCACATGCGCTTTACCAGCCCGCGCAATCACCTCAGTAGCGCCGGCCTGGGCACCATGGGTTTTGGCCTGCCCGCCGCCATCGGTGCCAAGCTGGCCCGGCCCGAGCACGAGTCGGTGCTGGTCTCCGGCGACGGCTCCTTCATGATGAACGTACAGGAGCTGGGCACCCTCAAGCGCGCCCAGCTGCCGGTGAAGATGGTGCTGCTCGACAACCAGCGCCTGGGCATGGTGCGCCAGTGGCAGGAACTGTTCTTTGACGGCCGCTTCAGTGAAACCATTCTCACCGACAACCCGGACTTTGTGGCCATGGCCGCCGCCTTTGGCATTCCGGGCGAAACCATTACCCGTAAGGAGCAGGTGCAGCCCGCCATCGCGCGCATGCTGCAGTCCGACAGCGCCTACCTGCTGCACGTGCGTATTTCAGAGGAAGAGAACGTCTGGCCCCTGGTGCCGCCGGGCGTTGCCAACGATCAGATGATGGAGAGCAAAGCATGA
- the ilvM gene encoding acetolactate synthase 2 small subunit → MNQHSLQIEAQFRPEVLERVLRMTRHRGFRVDDMEMSTSADCQNLSIRVTVSSERPIQLLSRQLEKLMNVTRVETHIMEQPLKKSA, encoded by the coding sequence ATGAACCAGCACAGTTTGCAGATAGAAGCCCAGTTTCGCCCGGAAGTGCTTGAGCGGGTACTGCGCATGACCCGCCACCGCGGCTTTCGCGTGGACGACATGGAAATGTCCACCTCCGCCGATTGTCAAAACCTGAGCATCAGGGTTACTGTCAGCAGTGAACGTCCCATTCAGCTGCTGAGCCGCCAGCTCGAAAAACTGATGAACGTGACCCGCGTTGAGACGCACATCATGGAGCAACCGCTGAAAAAATCGGCCTGA
- a CDS encoding branched-chain amino acid transaminase encodes MSTAKYIWFNGDLVPWDKAQVHVMTHALHYGSSVFEGIRAYNTPKGPVVFRLEEHVQRLFDSAKIYRMNIPFTKAELMDACRAAVAKNDLDSAYLRPLVFIGNVGMGLNAPKDVPCEVIIAAIPWGAYLGEEGLENGVDVCVTSWNRLAPNTMPTGAKAGGNYLSSQLISGEAKRHGYSEGISLDVHGHLSEGAGENLFLIKNGVLYTPPVTACILPGITRDTLMTLARDAGYEVREEAIAREALYLADEMFMTGTAAEVTPVRSVDGITLGEGKRGPITKELQQAFFGLFDGTTQDKWGWLTPVKD; translated from the coding sequence ATGTCTACCGCCAAGTACATCTGGTTTAATGGAGATCTGGTGCCCTGGGACAAGGCCCAGGTGCATGTGATGACCCACGCCCTGCATTACGGTTCGTCGGTGTTTGAGGGCATTCGCGCCTACAACACCCCCAAGGGGCCGGTGGTGTTCCGGCTGGAAGAGCACGTGCAGCGGCTGTTCGATTCCGCCAAGATCTACCGGATGAACATTCCCTTTACCAAGGCGGAGCTGATGGATGCCTGCCGAGCGGCGGTAGCCAAGAACGACCTCGACAGCGCCTACCTGCGCCCGCTGGTGTTTATCGGCAATGTGGGCATGGGGCTGAATGCCCCGAAGGACGTGCCCTGTGAAGTGATCATCGCCGCCATTCCCTGGGGCGCCTACCTGGGCGAGGAAGGGCTGGAAAACGGCGTCGACGTCTGCGTCACCTCCTGGAACCGTCTGGCCCCCAACACCATGCCCACCGGCGCCAAGGCGGGGGGCAACTACCTGTCGTCCCAGCTGATTTCCGGCGAGGCCAAGCGCCACGGCTACAGCGAGGGCATTTCCCTCGATGTGCACGGCCACCTCAGTGAAGGCGCCGGTGAAAACCTGTTTCTGATCAAGAACGGTGTGCTCTACACGCCGCCGGTCACCGCCTGCATACTGCCGGGTATCACCCGTGATACCCTGATGACCCTGGCGCGGGACGCCGGTTATGAGGTGCGGGAAGAAGCCATTGCCCGGGAAGCCCTGTACCTGGCCGACGAAATGTTCATGACCGGCACCGCCGCCGAGGTCACCCCGGTGCGCAGCGTGGACGGCATCACTCTTGGGGAAGGCAAGCGGGGCCCCATCACCAAGGAGCTGCAGCAGGCGTTTTTCGGCCTGTTTGACGGCACCACCCAGGACAAGTGGGGCTGGCTCACCCCGGTCAAAGACTAA
- the ilvD gene encoding dihydroxy-acid dehydratase, giving the protein MPRYRSATTTHGRNMAGARALWRATGMTEADFGKPIIAVVNSFTQFVPGHVHLKDMGQLVAREIEAAGGVAKEFNTIAVDDGIAMGHGGMLYSLPSRELIADSVEYMVNAHCADAMVCISNCDKITPGMLMAALRVNIPVIFVSGGPMEAGKTKLSDQLIKLDLVDAMIQGADPTVSDAQSEQVERSACPTCGSCSGMFTANSMNCLTEALGLSQPGNGSLLATHADREALFKTAGHRIVELTKRYYEGEDAAVLPRNIATKAAFENAMVLDIAMGGSTNTVLHLLAAAQEADVDFTMDDIDALSRRVPQLCKVAPSTQKYHMEDVHRAGGVMGILAELARAGLLNTEVNTVLGMTLAEQLARYDIMVTDDEAVKTMFRAGPAGIRTTKAFSQDCRWDTLDDDRAEGCIRSIDNAYSLEGGLAVLAGNLAIDGCIVKTAGVADDNLTFRGPARVFESQDTAVAGILGGEVKAGEVVVIRYEGPKGGPGMQEMLYPTTYLKSMGLGTQCALITDGRFSGGTSGLSIGHVSPEAANGGTIGLVQNGDLIHIDIPARKIELEVSDAELAARREAMEAKGEQAWRPVDREREVSFALRAYASLATSADKGAVRDRSKLGG; this is encoded by the coding sequence ATGCCAAGGTATCGTTCAGCCACCACCACCCACGGCCGCAACATGGCCGGCGCCCGCGCTCTGTGGCGCGCCACCGGCATGACCGAAGCGGATTTCGGCAAGCCGATTATCGCCGTGGTGAACTCCTTCACCCAGTTTGTGCCCGGCCATGTGCACCTGAAAGACATGGGTCAGCTGGTGGCCCGGGAAATTGAAGCCGCCGGCGGTGTGGCCAAGGAATTCAACACCATAGCGGTGGATGACGGTATCGCCATGGGTCATGGCGGCATGCTTTACTCCCTGCCCAGCCGGGAGCTGATCGCAGACTCGGTTGAGTACATGGTCAATGCCCACTGTGCCGACGCCATGGTGTGCATCTCCAACTGCGACAAGATCACCCCCGGCATGCTGATGGCCGCCCTGCGGGTCAATATTCCGGTGATCTTCGTCTCCGGCGGCCCGATGGAAGCGGGCAAGACCAAGCTGTCCGATCAGCTGATCAAGCTGGATCTGGTGGACGCCATGATTCAAGGGGCCGATCCCACCGTGTCCGACGCCCAGAGCGAACAGGTGGAGCGCAGCGCCTGCCCCACCTGCGGTTCCTGCTCCGGCATGTTTACCGCCAACTCCATGAATTGCCTGACCGAGGCCCTGGGCCTGTCCCAGCCCGGCAACGGCTCCCTGCTGGCCACCCACGCCGACCGTGAAGCACTGTTCAAGACCGCCGGCCACCGCATCGTCGAGCTGACCAAGCGTTACTATGAAGGTGAAGACGCCGCCGTGCTGCCGCGCAACATCGCCACCAAGGCCGCGTTTGAGAACGCCATGGTGCTGGACATCGCCATGGGCGGCTCCACCAATACCGTGCTGCACCTGCTGGCCGCCGCTCAGGAAGCGGACGTGGACTTCACCATGGACGACATCGACGCCCTGTCGCGCCGAGTGCCCCAGCTGTGCAAGGTGGCGCCGTCCACCCAGAAGTACCACATGGAAGACGTGCACCGTGCCGGGGGCGTGATGGGCATTCTGGCCGAGCTGGCCCGGGCCGGCCTGCTCAACACCGAGGTGAATACCGTGCTGGGCATGACCCTGGCCGAGCAGCTGGCCCGCTACGACATCATGGTGACCGACGACGAGGCGGTGAAAACCATGTTCCGCGCCGGTCCGGCGGGCATTCGCACCACCAAGGCATTCAGCCAGGACTGCCGCTGGGACACCCTGGATGACGACCGCGCCGAGGGCTGTATTCGCAGCATCGACAACGCCTACAGTCTGGAAGGCGGCCTGGCGGTGCTGGCCGGCAATCTGGCCATCGACGGCTGTATCGTCAAGACCGCCGGCGTGGCCGACGACAACCTGACCTTCCGCGGCCCGGCCCGGGTGTTCGAGAGCCAGGACACCGCGGTGGCCGGCATTCTCGGCGGCGAGGTCAAGGCCGGCGAAGTGGTGGTGATCCGCTACGAAGGTCCCAAGGGTGGCCCGGGCATGCAGGAAATGCTGTATCCCACCACTTACCTCAAGTCCATGGGGCTGGGCACCCAGTGCGCCCTGATCACCGACGGTCGTTTCTCCGGCGGTACCTCCGGCCTGTCCATCGGCCATGTGTCTCCCGAGGCGGCCAACGGCGGCACCATCGGCCTGGTGCAGAATGGCGATCTCATCCACATCGACATTCCGGCCCGCAAGATCGAGCTGGAGGTGTCCGATGCCGAGCTGGCGGCCCGCCGGGAAGCCATGGAGGCCAAAGGTGAACAGGCCTGGCGCCCGGTAGACCGCGAGCGCGAAGTGTCCTTTGCCCTGCGTGCCTACGCCTCCCTGGCCACCAGTGCCGACAAGGGCGCGGTGCGCGATCGCAGCAAACTGGGAGGCTGA
- the ilvA gene encoding threonine ammonia-lyase, biosynthetic: MAQPALKEAKSTPRSATEYLRHILLSPVYEAARVTPLTPLKKISERLGHPVSLKREDMQPVHSFKLRGAYNKIAQLTPEQQQRGVIAASAGNHAQGVALSAAKLGIDATIVMPTVTPDIKVESVRRFGGKVVLHGNNFDEAYARCLELAQQKGATLIPPFDDEDVIAGQGTVGRELLEQDTRLTHVFVPVGGGGLAAGVAVYIKQLLPQVKVIGVEAEGSACLKAALNAGELVTLDRVSMFADGVAVKRMGVETFRLCREYLDGVITVTTDEICAALKDIFEDTRAIAEPSGALSLAGLKKYSQAGDYAHARMAAVLSGANVNFHSLRYVSERCELGEKREGVLAVTIPERKGAFLQFCEVLGNRMVTEFNYRYSSEDKAALLVSVRLTDGDRELAQIMAELEQAGYPVANMTDNDLAKSHVRYMVGGRPPKPLQERLYGFQFPEQPGALMRFLHTLGTHWNISLFHYRNHGAEYGRVLCAFELPDADLASFERHLAELGYTWYDVTQDPAYRFFLAH, from the coding sequence ATGGCACAACCGGCATTGAAGGAAGCAAAAAGCACGCCCCGCTCGGCTACCGAGTACCTGCGCCACATTCTGTTGTCGCCGGTGTACGAGGCTGCCCGGGTGACGCCACTGACCCCACTCAAGAAGATTTCCGAGCGGTTGGGGCACCCGGTGTCGCTCAAGCGGGAAGACATGCAGCCGGTGCATTCTTTCAAGTTGCGGGGTGCCTACAACAAGATTGCCCAGCTCACCCCCGAGCAGCAGCAGCGGGGGGTCATTGCCGCCTCCGCTGGCAACCATGCTCAAGGGGTGGCGCTGTCAGCGGCCAAGCTGGGCATTGACGCCACCATCGTCATGCCCACCGTGACGCCCGATATCAAGGTGGAATCGGTGCGCCGCTTTGGCGGCAAGGTGGTGTTGCACGGCAACAATTTCGACGAGGCCTACGCCCGTTGCCTGGAGCTGGCGCAGCAGAAGGGCGCCACCCTGATACCGCCGTTCGATGACGAGGACGTGATCGCCGGTCAGGGCACGGTGGGCCGCGAGCTGTTGGAGCAGGACACCCGCCTGACCCACGTGTTCGTGCCTGTGGGTGGCGGCGGTCTGGCCGCCGGGGTGGCGGTGTACATCAAGCAGCTGCTGCCTCAGGTCAAGGTGATCGGGGTCGAGGCCGAGGGCTCCGCCTGCCTCAAGGCGGCGCTCAACGCCGGTGAACTGGTCACCCTCGACCGGGTCAGCATGTTTGCCGACGGGGTGGCGGTGAAGCGCATGGGCGTAGAGACCTTTCGTCTGTGCCGGGAATACCTGGACGGCGTGATCACCGTCACCACCGACGAGATCTGTGCCGCCCTCAAGGATATCTTTGAAGATACCCGGGCCATCGCCGAGCCCTCGGGGGCGCTGTCGCTGGCCGGGCTGAAGAAATACAGTCAGGCCGGAGACTATGCCCACGCCCGCATGGCGGCGGTGCTGAGCGGCGCCAACGTCAACTTCCATTCCCTGCGCTACGTGTCTGAGCGGTGCGAGCTGGGGGAAAAGCGGGAAGGGGTGCTGGCGGTGACGATCCCTGAGCGCAAGGGCGCCTTTCTGCAGTTTTGCGAGGTGCTCGGCAACCGCATGGTGACCGAGTTCAACTACCGCTATTCCTCGGAAGACAAGGCGGCGCTGCTGGTGTCGGTGCGGTTGACCGACGGCGATCGGGAGCTGGCGCAGATCATGGCGGAGCTGGAGCAGGCCGGGTACCCGGTGGCCAACATGACCGACAACGATCTGGCCAAGTCCCATGTGCGCTACATGGTGGGCGGCCGGCCGCCCAAGCCGCTGCAGGAACGGCTGTACGGTTTCCAGTTTCCGGAGCAGCCCGGTGCCCTGATGCGCTTTTTGCACACGCTTGGGACCCACTGGAACATCAGCCTGTTCCATTACCGCAACCACGGCGCCGAATATGGCCGGGTACTCTGTGCCTTTGAACTGCCCGACGCAGATCTGGCATCGTTCGAGCGCCATCTGGCGGAGCTGGGCTACACTTGGTACGACGTCACTCAGGATCCGGCTTACCGCTTTTTCCTGGCCCACTGA
- a CDS encoding urea transporter, with the protein MALLSSLLAAIGQIYFVNNRLAGALIALGVLWVSPWMAATMMLATLAATLLAQLGKWEPDAWRDGLFGFNAALVGLAFGLFAEHTPFWLLMSALGGMLSAWLYYRLRRLAAIPWYTLPFNLVVLPWLYFVGQRVADEVPQGYNFSLSAIGQVVFLPDTVPAVLICAALLLAGIGMLGWAFVGALVSSGAALLLLVNPDYINFGLTGYNGVLAAIAMFWHGSRQVWMLLAAALAGLMTAVMLKLGLPMLTMPFVLSCWLCLAMQKGLCYYRAAHMTDREKV; encoded by the coding sequence GTGGCGCTGTTGTCTTCCCTGCTGGCCGCCATCGGCCAGATATATTTTGTAAACAACCGCCTGGCCGGTGCCCTGATTGCACTGGGGGTGCTCTGGGTGTCTCCCTGGATGGCCGCCACCATGATGCTGGCCACCCTTGCCGCTACCCTGCTGGCGCAGCTCGGCAAATGGGAGCCGGACGCCTGGCGCGACGGCCTGTTTGGTTTTAACGCCGCCCTGGTGGGGCTGGCCTTTGGCCTGTTTGCCGAGCACACGCCGTTCTGGCTGCTGATGTCGGCGCTGGGCGGCATGCTTTCTGCCTGGCTGTATTACCGGCTGCGCCGGCTGGCCGCCATTCCCTGGTATACCCTGCCGTTTAACCTGGTGGTGCTGCCCTGGCTGTATTTTGTGGGCCAGCGGGTGGCCGACGAGGTGCCTCAGGGCTACAACTTTTCGCTGTCGGCCATCGGACAGGTGGTATTTCTGCCCGATACGGTGCCGGCGGTGCTGATCTGCGCCGCCCTGCTGCTGGCCGGCATCGGCATGCTGGGCTGGGCCTTTGTGGGCGCCCTGGTATCCAGTGGCGCGGCGCTGCTGCTGCTGGTCAATCCGGATTACATCAACTTTGGCCTCACCGGCTATAACGGCGTACTGGCGGCCATCGCCATGTTCTGGCACGGCAGCAGACAGGTCTGGATGCTGCTGGCCGCGGCCTTGGCCGGGTTGATGACGGCGGTGATGCTCAAGCTGGGCCTGCCCATGCTGACCATGCCTTTTGTGCTCAGTTGCTGGCTGTGCCTGGCAATGCAAAAGGGCCTGTGTTATTACCGGGCGGCACACATGACTGACAGGGAGAAAGTATGA
- a CDS encoding NAD(P)-dependent oxidoreductase, producing the protein MKLGFIGIGLMGKPMAERLLAAGYDVTVWNRSTDKLAEVAAAGARVAGSIGELTEQVDLVLLCLANTAVVESVVFGKGGVIEHGRAGQLLVDFSSSDPDATRDYAARLQAACGMGWVDSPVSGGVAGAEAGTLAIMCGGEEADIERIRPVLAPLSQRVTRMGGVGAGQVTKVCNQMIVGCNLMVLAEMMALAKACGVDAEQIPTALAGGFADSKPMQITGPLMAEESDPDPKWHVRTLLKDLDMAVAQSLRAGSATPMSGLAAQLMRQHGSKGFLERDPATLIKLYKDV; encoded by the coding sequence ATGAAACTGGGATTTATCGGCATCGGCCTGATGGGCAAACCCATGGCCGAGCGACTGCTGGCCGCCGGTTATGATGTCACCGTATGGAACCGTAGCACCGATAAGCTGGCCGAGGTGGCTGCCGCCGGCGCGCGGGTGGCCGGCAGCATCGGTGAGCTGACCGAGCAGGTGGATCTGGTGCTGCTGTGCCTGGCCAACACCGCCGTGGTGGAAAGCGTGGTGTTCGGCAAGGGCGGCGTGATCGAGCATGGCCGGGCCGGCCAGTTGCTGGTGGACTTCTCCAGCTCCGACCCGGACGCCACCCGCGATTATGCCGCCCGTTTGCAAGCCGCCTGCGGCATGGGCTGGGTCGACTCGCCGGTGTCCGGCGGTGTGGCCGGTGCTGAGGCCGGCACCCTGGCCATTATGTGCGGTGGTGAGGAAGCCGATATCGAGCGCATTCGCCCGGTGTTGGCGCCCCTGTCCCAGCGGGTGACCCGCATGGGCGGCGTGGGCGCCGGCCAGGTCACCAAGGTGTGCAACCAGATGATCGTGGGCTGCAACCTGATGGTGCTGGCGGAAATGATGGCCCTGGCCAAGGCCTGCGGGGTGGATGCCGAGCAGATCCCTACGGCACTTGCCGGCGGTTTTGCCGACTCCAAACCCATGCAGATCACCGGTCCCTTGATGGCGGAAGAGTCCGATCCTGATCCCAAGTGGCATGTGCGCACTTTGCTTAAAGATCTGGATATGGCGGTGGCCCAAAGTCTGCGCGCCGGCAGCGCGACTCCCATGTCGGGCCTGGCGGCTCAGCTGATGCGCCAGCACGGCAGCAAGGGCTTTCTGGAGCGGGATCCGGCGACCCTGATCAAGCTGTATAAAGACGTCTGA
- a CDS encoding heme biosynthesis HemY N-terminal domain-containing protein, with the protein MIRLAIIIAILAAGLVAGPEFMGRQGYVLVAAGNYTIETTVTVFLVAAVLFYLLLLFIEWLLGRVFGLSHRTRGWFMGRRRRKALNYTQSGMQALVAEDYATAEKMLLKGTKGNDLALLNYLNAASAAQAQGNEEKRDDYLRQAQEQHPAASLAVGITQARLQYQQGQFEQALAGVQALEASYGHQPALLKLQKDVYVATGQWQALLGILDSLSNKGLIDADEKDALHRQCWIGRFDQAAHDEGSDGLIKVWQALPRKDKYHPELLLPLCDRLIGLKAHKEAQQLLLEGLDKKTDAGLLLCATRLQLSDYHPLLSVLEKKAKKENLPELHSALGRLYLKDGKHDQAEQQLQQAVAQKPDAQDYVLLAELAEKRKDLSKANDYYKHSLALGTA; encoded by the coding sequence ATGATACGTCTTGCGATTATCATCGCCATTCTGGCCGCCGGCCTGGTGGCGGGCCCCGAATTCATGGGCCGTCAGGGCTATGTACTGGTGGCCGCCGGCAACTACACCATTGAAACCACGGTTACCGTGTTTTTGGTGGCCGCCGTGCTGTTCTACCTGCTGCTGCTGTTTATCGAATGGCTGCTGGGCCGGGTGTTCGGCCTCAGCCACCGCACCCGCGGCTGGTTTATGGGCCGGCGCCGGCGCAAGGCCCTGAACTATACCCAGAGCGGCATGCAGGCGCTGGTGGCGGAAGACTATGCCACCGCCGAAAAAATGCTGCTCAAGGGCACCAAGGGCAACGATCTGGCCCTGCTCAACTACCTGAACGCCGCCAGCGCGGCCCAGGCCCAGGGCAATGAAGAAAAACGTGACGACTACCTGCGCCAGGCCCAGGAGCAGCACCCGGCCGCCAGCCTGGCGGTGGGCATTACCCAGGCCCGGCTGCAGTACCAGCAGGGCCAGTTCGAGCAGGCCCTGGCGGGCGTGCAGGCGCTGGAAGCCAGCTATGGTCATCAGCCGGCCCTGCTCAAGCTGCAAAAGGACGTGTATGTGGCTACCGGTCAATGGCAAGCCCTGCTCGGCATTCTCGACAGCCTGAGCAACAAGGGCCTGATCGACGCCGACGAAAAGGACGCGCTGCATCGGCAATGCTGGATTGGTCGCTTTGACCAGGCCGCCCACGATGAAGGCAGCGATGGTCTGATCAAGGTGTGGCAGGCACTGCCGCGCAAGGACAAGTACCACCCCGAATTGCTGCTGCCTCTGTGCGATCGGCTGATCGGCCTCAAGGCCCACAAGGAAGCCCAGCAGCTGCTGCTGGAAGGCCTCGACAAGAAAACCGATGCCGGCTTGCTGCTGTGCGCCACCCGGCTGCAGCTGAGCGACTACCATCCGCTACTGAGCGTGCTGGAGAAAAAGGCGAAGAAGGAAAACCTGCCCGAGCTGCATTCGGCCCTGGGCAGGTTGTATCTGAAGGACGGCAAGCACGACCAGGCCGAGCAGCAACTGCAACAGGCGGTGGCGCAAAAGCCCGACGCGCAGGATTATGTGCTGCTCGCCGAGCTGGCGGAAAAACGCAAGGATCTGAGCAAGGCCAACGACTACTACAAACACAGTCTGGCCCTGGGCACGGCCTGA